Part of the Marinitoga sp. 38H-ov genome is shown below.
TTTTATAGGATAGGAATAATAAGCCTCATCCCAATTTGCATATACACTTCCATATTTTCCCATAGATACTAAAATTTCATTTAAATTATATTTTTCCAAAGTTTCTTTAGCATATTTAGCAATTAAATTTTTATCTTTCTCATCTATATCTTTATTTATTAATCTTGAAAGTTCATGCGTATTTGGTTTTATACAATATGGTTCAGCTTCAAGACCGGCTTTTAAATTATTACCATCAGCATCAAAAAAAACAGTTGCTCCCCATTGTTTTAAAGAAAAAATTAAACCTGTATAATAGTCAGGATCTACTCCCTTAGGTAAACTACCTGAAATTACTACAGTATCTCCTTCCCGAACTAATAAATGTAAAACATCAAATACCTTTTGTAATTTTTCTCTTTTAACTTTTTCGCCAGGCATACTCATTCTATATTGTGTTTTTTCTTCTAATATAATATTCATACGAGTTTCAAAAGATATTCTTATTGATGAATATATAACCCCTTCTTCATCAAGCATTTCTTCTATTCTTCTTCCATTATGGCCACCTAAAAGCGCTACTGCTACAGAAACTCCTCCAAGTTCTTTAATAACTCTTGAAACATCTATTCCTTTTCCAGCAGGATAATCAACAATTTTTTTTGCTCTTATAGTATCATCTGGTATTAATTCATCTATATATATATACCTATCAAGACAAGGATTCATAGTTAATGTAAATATCATATTATCCCCCCAAAGAAATTATAAAATCTTTTAATCTACTAATATACCTTTCGATAGTTTCATTTAAACTTTCTAATCTTTCTTTTTCTATTAATACATTTTCTTCATAATTAGAAAATAAGGTATTTATATCATTATATATTAATTCTACTACGCCATATAAATTTGATTCTAAATTATTTTTTATTATTTCTTCACCTTCATCAAAACTTTTTTCAATTTTCTTTAAAATAGTATTTTTTCTTAAAGCTGCAAACACAGTTCCAGTCATTACACCTAACCCAGTTATTATTCCTCCAGAAATATCAAAAATAGATATCTGCGTAGACATCATTAAAATTATGCCTAATGCTGATAATCCAGTACCGCTAAACACAGCTGAATTAACAGATTTTAATTTTTCTTCTTTTATTAAATCAATAAATTTTTCATTTTTTATATACTCATCTATTTTTGAAATAGTATTTTCAATCATTTTTTTTCTTTGTTCTCCAAAATCATAGAAAATATTTTTTAAATCTATTGTTTTTTCTAGTTTTTTTAATTCATCAATATTTTTATTTAACATATCTTTTATATTTTCTATAAATTTTGAAGATCTTTCTGCAGAAATTTCCTTGGTGGTATTTAACAATTCAGATATATATATATTCTTTATCTCATCTTCTAAAGCCCTAATATTTTCTTTTTTAGAAAAAGATCTTCTTAATAATTTCCATACTGTTATCTCTTCCTCTAATTTATTTTTAACTCTTTTAGATATATTTCTATAGTTTTCTAAAATAATATTAATCCATAATTCTATTTCATTAATAGAATTTTTTTTCGATATATCTATGTTTCTTTCTATATCTTCAATAATTTCGATTTGATCTAATAAGTTCTTTTTCTTGTTATATATATCCTCCTTTATATCATATAATAAAGCTACAATTTGATTAGCCAATGATTCTAATTTTCCAAATTCTTTTTTTACCCCTGTAACTGTATTAATTATAAAATTTCTAACTTCATCAAAACCTGAGTCTTTACCTTCAAATTCCATATCGGAAGATACAACAAATACAGGTACATCTTTCCCTTTATCTTTAGCTCTAATTTTAGCATTTTCTAAATTTATTTTTATTTGTTCTTCTTTAGCAATATCTTTCATAGTTAATACTATTATTACATTTTTTTGATATTTTTGAACAATCTTTTCAAAAAATCTCCAAGCAGATCCTGCCTCTATAT
Proteins encoded:
- a CDS encoding 1-phosphofructokinase family hexose kinase yields the protein MIFTLTMNPCLDRYIYIDELIPDDTIRAKKIVDYPAGKGIDVSRVIKELGGVSVAVALLGGHNGRRIEEMLDEEGVIYSSIRISFETRMNIILEEKTQYRMSMPGEKVKREKLQKVFDVLHLLVREGDTVVISGSLPKGVDPDYYTGLIFSLKQWGATVFFDADGNNLKAGLEAEPYCIKPNTHELSRLINKDIDEKDKNLIAKYAKETLEKYNLNEILVSMGKYGSVYANWDEAYYSYPIKLEVKSAVGAGDSFLAGYVMKYKENKLEAFKLANAAGNAAVLTPGTELCKKNDVEKLLSKIKIEKL
- a CDS encoding dynamin family protein, with the translated sequence MGIIDQEVILKRNEINNIIDDLSYILKDIKREENIIDIKKRINEPYTFMIVGEVNSGKSSFVNALLKSKELAKVSPQTCTDKINVIEYSDKPNEKDLIDKYTKYIGRPYEILKNIRIVDTPGTNSMVIEHEKITESFIPNADLIIFIFPANNIEAGSAWRFFEKIVQKYQKNVIIVLTMKDIAKEEQIKINLENAKIRAKDKGKDVPVFVVSSDMEFEGKDSGFDEVRNFIINTVTGVKKEFGKLESLANQIVALLYDIKEDIYNKKKNLLDQIEIIEDIERNIDISKKNSINEIELWINIILENYRNISKRVKNKLEEEITVWKLLRRSFSKKENIRALEDEIKNIYISELLNTTKEISAERSSKFIENIKDMLNKNIDELKKLEKTIDLKNIFYDFGEQRKKMIENTISKIDEYIKNEKFIDLIKEEKLKSVNSAVFSGTGLSALGIILMMSTQISIFDISGGIITGLGVMTGTVFAALRKNTILKKIEKSFDEGEEIIKNNLESNLYGVVELIYNDINTLFSNYEENVLIEKERLESLNETIERYISRLKDFIISLGG